The following are from one region of the Segatella oris genome:
- a CDS encoding ABC-F family ATP-binding cassette domain-containing protein: protein MAQIPYLDVQELTKHFGAQVLFDRISFSIAEGQKVGLVAQNGTGKSTLLSILTGKESKDGGACIYRNDLRIGYLEQCPKFDMGESVLDACFNHEGSPEKILKAKQVLTQLKITDLQKPMGQLSGGQQKRVALANVLITEPDFIILDEPTNHLDLEMIEWLEGYLNRGNKTLLMVTHDRFFLDRVCNIILELDNQTIYTYRGNYSYYLEKRQERIDNTRAEIARANNLYRKELDWMRRMPQARGHKARYREEAFYDLEAKAKQRIEERQLRLKANNVYIGSKIFECQYVSKAWSPENVILKDFYYNFARFEKMGIVGNNGTGKSTFIKMLLGLVKPDSGKFDIGETVRFGYFSQEGLKFDEQQKVIDVITEIADYIDLGGGRHMTASQFLQYFMFTPEQQHNYVYKLSGGERRKLYLCTVLMKNPNFLVLDEPTNDLDIQTLQVLEEYLQDFPGCVIIVSHDRYFMDKVIDHLLVFKGNGQIADFPGNYTQYREWSQLKSKEEAEKNSKTKEVKAKVNYHHDDRKKMTFKEKREFEQLEKEIEQLENECKKIEEDLCSGALSVDELTEKSKQLPALRELLDEKSMRWLELSELA from the coding sequence ATGGCACAGATACCCTATCTTGACGTTCAGGAACTGACGAAACATTTTGGCGCCCAGGTTCTCTTTGACCGTATTTCCTTTTCAATTGCCGAGGGACAAAAGGTCGGACTCGTTGCACAAAACGGTACCGGGAAGTCCACACTGCTCTCTATTCTCACGGGGAAAGAAAGCAAGGACGGTGGCGCCTGCATCTACCGCAATGACCTGCGCATCGGTTATCTCGAGCAATGTCCTAAGTTTGATATGGGAGAGAGCGTGCTTGATGCCTGCTTCAATCATGAAGGAAGTCCTGAAAAGATATTGAAAGCCAAGCAGGTTCTTACGCAGTTGAAGATTACAGACCTGCAAAAGCCCATGGGACAGCTTAGCGGTGGGCAACAAAAACGCGTGGCCTTGGCCAATGTTCTCATTACAGAACCCGACTTCATCATTTTGGATGAGCCTACCAACCACCTTGACTTAGAGATGATAGAATGGCTTGAAGGCTATCTGAACCGTGGAAATAAAACTTTGTTGATGGTGACCCACGACCGTTTCTTCCTTGATCGAGTATGCAATATCATTCTTGAACTCGACAATCAAACCATATATACCTATCGAGGCAACTACAGTTACTATCTTGAAAAAAGGCAGGAACGAATTGACAACACAAGAGCAGAGATTGCCCGTGCAAACAACCTTTATCGTAAAGAGCTTGACTGGATGAGGCGCATGCCGCAGGCACGTGGTCATAAGGCACGCTACAGAGAAGAGGCTTTCTATGACTTGGAGGCCAAAGCCAAGCAACGTATCGAAGAACGGCAACTGCGTTTGAAAGCCAACAATGTCTATATTGGCTCTAAAATCTTTGAATGTCAGTATGTCAGCAAAGCCTGGAGCCCGGAAAATGTCATTCTGAAGGACTTCTACTATAACTTTGCCCGCTTCGAGAAAATGGGCATCGTAGGCAATAACGGAACAGGAAAATCAACCTTCATTAAAATGCTGTTGGGTTTGGTAAAGCCCGACAGTGGCAAGTTTGATATTGGTGAAACCGTTCGATTTGGTTATTTCTCACAGGAAGGATTAAAGTTTGACGAACAACAGAAAGTCATTGATGTTATCACGGAAATTGCTGACTATATAGACTTAGGGGGTGGCCGACACATGACGGCAAGCCAGTTCCTGCAATATTTTATGTTCACTCCTGAGCAACAACACAACTATGTTTACAAGCTCAGCGGCGGCGAACGACGCAAGCTCTACCTTTGTACGGTTCTGATGAAAAACCCTAATTTCCTTGTATTAGACGAGCCGACCAACGACCTTGACATTCAAACCTTACAGGTATTAGAGGAATATCTGCAGGATTTTCCTGGCTGTGTAATCATTGTCAGCCATGACCGCTACTTCATGGACAAAGTCATCGACCACCTGTTGGTGTTCAAGGGAAATGGTCAGATAGCCGATTTCCCAGGCAACTATACGCAGTATCGCGAGTGGTCACAGCTGAAATCAAAGGAAGAAGCAGAGAAAAACAGCAAGACAAAAGAGGTGAAAGCCAAAGTCAACTATCATCATGACGACCGCAAAAAGATGACTTTCAAGGAAAAGCGAGAGTTTGAACAGTTGGAAAAAGAAATCGAACAGTTGGAAAACGAATGCAAGAAAATAGAAGAAGATTTATGCTCCGGCGCTTTATCCGTAGACGAACTGACAGAGAAAAGCAAACAACTCCCTGCATTGAGAGAGCTGTTAGATGAGAAAAGCATGCGGTGGTTGGAACTTTCCGAACTTGCGTAA
- the yihA gene encoding ribosome biogenesis GTP-binding protein YihA/YsxC: MEIKKSEFVISAPTVSKCPKDDKPEYAFIGRSNVGKSSLINMLCNHKGLAKTSATPGKTLLINHFIINNEWYLVDLPGYGFAKRSKTVQQKLEQMIASYILQRKQLINVFVLIDIRHEQQKIDREFIDWLGESNVPFTIVFTKADKLGPGKAKQNAQKWLEQLKDRWETLPPYYITSSEKKLGREELLAYIDEINKSL; the protein is encoded by the coding sequence ATGGAAATCAAGAAGTCTGAATTCGTCATTTCAGCCCCAACAGTGAGCAAATGTCCAAAGGATGACAAACCCGAATATGCTTTTATCGGGCGTTCAAACGTTGGAAAATCGAGCCTTATCAATATGCTCTGCAACCATAAAGGATTGGCCAAGACCTCCGCAACTCCAGGGAAAACACTTCTGATTAATCATTTCATCATCAACAATGAATGGTATCTTGTTGATCTTCCAGGTTATGGCTTTGCCAAACGTTCAAAGACTGTACAGCAGAAATTGGAACAGATGATTGCATCCTATATCCTGCAACGCAAGCAGCTTATCAACGTATTTGTATTGATAGATATAAGGCATGAACAGCAGAAAATAGACCGTGAGTTTATTGATTGGCTCGGAGAAAGCAATGTTCCTTTCACCATTGTGTTTACAAAAGCAGACAAATTAGGCCCGGGAAAAGCTAAACAGAATGCACAGAAATGGTTGGAACAACTGAAGGACAGATGGGAAACGCTCCCACCTTACTATATTACTTCTTCAGAGAAAAAGCTGGGGCGCGAAGAACTCCTTGCCTATATTGACGAAATAAACAAATCGCTATAA
- a CDS encoding Gfo/Idh/MocA family protein, with translation MKLISWGFIGCGEVTEKKSGPAFDEVEGSHVEAVMSRSEAKARSYAERHHIRKWYTDAQELIDDPDVNAIYIATPPSSHATFAIMAMKAGKPVYVEKPLAASYEDCARINRISEQTGVPCFVAYYRRYLPYFQEVRNILSQNVIGNVTNVQIRFSVPPRDLDYQSTEKLPWRLQPDIAGGGYFYDLAPHQLDILQELFGVITRAHGYCANRAHLYKAEDTISACFLFESGLPGSASWCFVGHQSAREDCIEIIGEKGSLSFSVYNYDPIRLVTSEGTSNIVVPNPPYVQLPIIKSVIEDLQGFGACTCTSVSATPVNWVMDRILGKF, from the coding sequence ATGAAGCTGATCAGTTGGGGATTTATCGGTTGTGGAGAAGTGACGGAAAAGAAATCCGGTCCGGCCTTTGATGAGGTCGAAGGTTCACATGTCGAGGCCGTGATGAGTCGCAGTGAGGCTAAGGCCCGTTCCTATGCTGAACGTCATCATATTCGTAAATGGTATACTGATGCACAGGAACTTATTGATGACCCTGATGTCAATGCCATTTATATTGCGACACCTCCGTCAAGCCATGCCACGTTTGCTATCATGGCAATGAAGGCTGGCAAGCCTGTTTATGTGGAGAAACCCTTGGCAGCAAGCTATGAGGACTGTGCCCGGATTAACCGTATCAGTGAGCAGACAGGCGTGCCATGTTTCGTTGCTTATTATCGTCGTTACCTTCCTTATTTTCAGGAAGTGAGGAATATTCTCTCTCAAAATGTTATAGGCAACGTGACCAATGTACAGATACGTTTCTCCGTTCCACCGCGTGATTTAGACTATCAAAGCACAGAGAAGCTTCCTTGGCGACTGCAGCCGGATATTGCCGGAGGCGGTTATTTCTACGATCTTGCCCCACATCAGTTGGATATCCTGCAGGAACTGTTTGGTGTAATCACCCGTGCACATGGTTATTGTGCCAATCGTGCCCATCTGTATAAGGCCGAAGATACAATCAGTGCGTGTTTTCTTTTTGAAAGTGGACTGCCGGGAAGCGCTTCCTGGTGCTTTGTCGGACATCAGAGTGCAAGGGAGGATTGTATTGAAATCATTGGTGAGAAAGGGTCACTTTCATTCTCCGTGTACAACTATGACCCTATCAGACTTGTTACAAGTGAGGGAACAAGCAATATCGTTGTGCCTAATCCTCCTTATGTTCAGTTGCCGATTATCAAGTCGGTGATAGAGGATTTGCAGGGATTTGGTGCCTGCACATGTACTTCGGTCAGTGCGACTCCCGTGAATTGGGTAATGGATAGGATATTAGGTAAATTCTAA
- a CDS encoding DUF4421 domain-containing protein: MDIRKLSAITIFLCFSILSFAGGYHLKNRFLDKLYSIAKDFSRIDTAYIEPQKYNYAVMLQNTNTYEMYRIANSLHQSVDLAPDPSYKIGPYFGWRWIFLGYTLDVTHLSSRNKRKGIDLSLYSNQLGIDLFYRTTGDDYHIRKIDLNDNQKIDVSSLKGVNFAGLHADIRGFNLYYITNHKKFSYPAAFSQSTCQIKSAGSPILGIGYTHQKLSMDWEALYDVVTKHLGPVEGLDKARLDSAGISVSRVKYDNYSVMGGYGYNWVFARHWLFDVSLSASLAYLHTISEAEKQQNFFRFNKFTIDGIARFGVVYNNSKWFAGMSSIFHTYNYHEREFSTNSVFGSVNFYIGFNFGKKK; encoded by the coding sequence ATGGACATAAGGAAATTATCTGCTATTACCATTTTTCTATGTTTTTCGATACTGTCCTTTGCAGGTGGATATCATCTTAAGAACCGTTTCCTCGATAAGCTTTACAGCATAGCAAAGGACTTCTCTCGGATTGATACAGCCTATATTGAACCTCAGAAATATAATTATGCAGTCATGCTTCAGAATACCAATACCTACGAAATGTATCGTATTGCGAACAGTCTGCATCAAAGTGTGGATTTAGCTCCAGACCCAAGTTACAAGATTGGGCCGTATTTCGGTTGGCGTTGGATATTCTTGGGTTACACGTTGGACGTAACCCATCTGTCAAGCAGGAATAAACGAAAGGGAATTGATCTCAGCCTTTACAGTAATCAGTTAGGGATTGATCTTTTCTATAGAACAACGGGTGATGACTATCATATCAGGAAGATAGACCTTAATGATAACCAGAAAATTGATGTCAGTTCGTTAAAGGGAGTGAACTTTGCCGGCTTACATGCTGATATACGTGGGTTCAACTTGTACTACATTACTAATCATAAGAAATTCTCATATCCGGCAGCTTTCAGTCAGAGTACTTGTCAGATAAAGAGTGCTGGTTCGCCTATTCTGGGCATAGGTTATACGCATCAGAAGCTTTCTATGGATTGGGAGGCTCTCTATGATGTGGTGACCAAGCATTTGGGACCGGTTGAAGGGCTTGACAAAGCGAGGTTAGACAGTGCCGGCATATCTGTCAGTCGTGTCAAATATGATAACTATTCTGTCATGGGGGGCTATGGATACAACTGGGTTTTTGCCCGCCATTGGCTCTTTGATGTGTCTCTTTCGGCTTCTCTTGCCTATTTACACACGATCAGTGAGGCCGAGAAACAGCAGAATTTCTTTCGCTTCAATAAGTTTACTATTGATGGTATTGCCCGCTTTGGTGTTGTTTATAACAATTCAAAATGGTTTGCCGGGATGAGTTCAATCTTCCATACTTATAATTATCATGAGCGTGAATTCTCTACCAACAGTGTATTTGGAAGTGTGAACTTCTATATCGGTTTCAACTTTGGAAAGAAGAAGTAG
- a CDS encoding N-acetylmuramoyl-L-alanine amidase-like domain-containing protein: MIRKIFLALFFIVSVHLNAAVCYTKADSIKVMKLLEQGKKLSKDKNIILFYARQLIGVPYVAQTLEVNKQEQLIVNLRQLDCTTYVENVLALTLCTENKKLPTFADFCYYLRMLRYEGGKVDYPTRLHYFTAWISDNTKLGFVHEIQANSAPFTKVQTLDVDYMSQHIDNYPMLKAHPEWIQAISKMEQQLTGKKFHYIPKAQIANTSLYRKTIKDGDIIAIITSKKGLDTSHIGIAVWHKDGLHMLNASQIRHKVVEEPMPLRTYMSKHPMQIGIRIVRIGKNK; this comes from the coding sequence GTGATAAGGAAAATCTTCTTGGCATTGTTCTTCATAGTATCAGTGCATTTGAATGCTGCTGTTTGCTATACGAAAGCAGACAGCATCAAAGTCATGAAGCTGTTGGAACAGGGGAAAAAACTTTCGAAAGACAAAAATATTATACTTTTCTATGCCCGGCAATTGATTGGTGTTCCATATGTTGCACAGACATTAGAAGTGAACAAACAGGAGCAGCTGATTGTTAATCTACGGCAATTGGACTGTACTACTTACGTAGAAAACGTACTCGCACTCACACTATGCACAGAAAACAAGAAGCTACCGACATTTGCAGACTTCTGTTATTATCTCCGAATGCTTAGATACGAAGGAGGAAAAGTGGATTACCCTACCCGTCTGCACTACTTTACAGCGTGGATTTCTGACAACACAAAACTTGGCTTCGTTCATGAAATTCAAGCGAACAGTGCACCATTCACAAAAGTACAGACGTTGGATGTGGACTATATGAGCCAGCATATTGACAATTATCCTATGCTGAAAGCACACCCGGAATGGATACAGGCAATTTCTAAAATGGAACAACAGCTGACCGGGAAGAAGTTTCACTATATACCCAAAGCGCAGATAGCCAATACCAGTCTCTATCGTAAGACCATAAAAGATGGAGACATCATTGCCATTATCACGTCTAAGAAAGGGCTTGATACCAGCCATATTGGGATTGCGGTATGGCACAAAGACGGTCTGCATATGCTCAATGCAAGCCAAATCAGGCATAAGGTTGTCGAAGAACCGATGCCCTTACGCACCTATATGTCAAAGCATCCTATGCAGATTGGCATACGCATCGTTAGGATTGGAAAGAACAAATAA
- a CDS encoding RelA/SpoT family protein has product MEKFEFTKSELEETTEILNHLRDIIGETLKSDDEQQLREQLTTAIVEGHIQRDIFGLNPILQALRTAQIAVDEIGLKRDGVLATMLFTLVLNGHLTLEDTETKFGTSVAHIIHGLVKIHNLYKKNPIIESENFRNLLISFSEDMRVILIMIADRVNLMRQIRDTEAKEAQKEVSEEASYLYAPLAHKLGLYKLKSELEDLSLKYLEHDAYYMIKDSLNATKTSRDAYIKRFIGPIEEQLRNAGLKFHMKGRTKSIHSIWQKMKKQKCKFEGIYDLFAIRIILDSPLEKEKMQCWQVYSIITDMYQPNPKRLRDWLSVPKSNGYESLHITVLGPENKWVEVQIRTERMDEIAEHGLAAHWRYKGIKSEGSIDEWLANIRSALENNDDLQLMDQFKMDLYEDEVYVFTPKGDLLKFPKGATILDFAYYIHSNIGNTCTGGKINGKAVSFREKLHSGDTVEILTQSNQKPKRDWLNIVKSSKAKAKIRLALKETQAKDGLYAKELLERRFKNKKIEIEESLMSHIIKKLGYKETSDFYKDIADEKLDANTVIERYIEVRDHDSGTRQAESAENFEYKNPNEKFAYKEDDVLVIDRNLKGIDYKLAQCCHPIYGDDVFGFVTVSGGITIHRNTCPNAPELRKRFGYRIVKAKWSGKGSCQYAITLRIIGNDDIGIVSNITNIISKEDKLTMRSINIDSHDGLFSGNVVLMIEDNSKLNQLIKKLKTVKGVKQIIRI; this is encoded by the coding sequence ATGGAGAAATTCGAATTTACAAAATCAGAACTCGAAGAAACAACGGAGATTCTCAATCATCTTCGTGATATTATAGGTGAGACTTTGAAGAGCGATGACGAACAGCAACTGCGTGAACAGTTGACAACAGCTATCGTTGAGGGACACATACAGCGTGACATTTTCGGACTTAACCCCATACTCCAGGCTTTACGCACGGCACAGATTGCCGTAGACGAGATTGGCCTGAAACGCGATGGCGTGCTTGCCACCATGCTCTTTACACTTGTCCTCAATGGTCATCTGACCCTTGAGGACACAGAAACAAAATTCGGAACCAGCGTAGCTCACATTATTCATGGTCTGGTTAAAATCCATAACCTCTACAAGAAGAACCCCATCATAGAGAGTGAGAACTTCAGAAACCTGCTGATATCATTCTCTGAAGACATGCGTGTCATTCTGATTATGATTGCAGACAGAGTGAATCTCATGCGTCAAATCCGTGATACGGAAGCGAAAGAGGCCCAAAAGGAAGTGAGCGAAGAGGCAAGTTATCTCTATGCTCCACTCGCTCACAAACTTGGTTTGTATAAACTGAAGAGTGAATTAGAAGATTTAAGCCTCAAATACCTTGAGCATGATGCCTACTATATGATTAAGGATTCGCTGAATGCGACCAAGACTTCCCGCGATGCTTATATCAAACGGTTTATCGGGCCAATAGAGGAACAGCTAAGAAATGCAGGCCTGAAGTTCCACATGAAGGGACGAACGAAGAGCATTCACTCTATCTGGCAGAAGATGAAGAAACAGAAATGCAAGTTTGAAGGCATCTACGACCTCTTTGCCATTCGCATCATCTTGGACTCTCCCTTAGAGAAAGAGAAGATGCAATGTTGGCAGGTCTACTCTATCATCACAGACATGTACCAACCCAACCCCAAGCGCTTGCGCGATTGGCTCAGCGTACCGAAGAGCAATGGCTACGAGAGTCTGCATATCACTGTACTTGGGCCAGAGAACAAATGGGTTGAAGTGCAAATCCGTACTGAGCGCATGGACGAAATTGCCGAACACGGACTGGCAGCTCATTGGCGGTATAAAGGCATCAAAAGTGAAGGCAGCATTGACGAATGGTTGGCCAATATACGGTCTGCCTTGGAAAATAATGATGACCTTCAACTGATGGATCAGTTCAAAATGGACCTCTATGAAGACGAAGTCTATGTGTTTACACCAAAGGGAGATTTATTGAAATTCCCCAAGGGTGCAACCATTTTAGACTTTGCTTACTATATCCATTCCAATATTGGCAACACATGTACCGGTGGGAAAATCAATGGAAAGGCTGTCAGTTTCAGGGAAAAGCTGCATTCTGGTGACACGGTTGAAATTCTGACACAGAGCAACCAAAAGCCTAAACGCGACTGGCTCAACATTGTGAAAAGTTCAAAAGCAAAAGCAAAAATCCGTCTTGCACTGAAAGAAACGCAGGCTAAGGATGGACTTTATGCCAAAGAACTTCTTGAAAGAAGATTCAAGAATAAGAAGATTGAGATAGAAGAAAGCCTGATGTCGCATATCATCAAGAAATTAGGATATAAGGAAACGTCAGACTTCTATAAAGATATTGCTGATGAAAAACTGGATGCCAACACGGTTATTGAACGCTATATAGAAGTTCGCGACCATGACAGTGGCACCCGACAAGCAGAGAGTGCAGAGAACTTTGAATACAAGAATCCAAACGAGAAATTTGCCTATAAGGAAGATGATGTACTGGTGATTGACCGTAACCTGAAAGGTATTGACTATAAACTGGCACAATGCTGTCATCCTATCTATGGCGACGATGTTTTCGGTTTCGTAACAGTCAGCGGGGGGATTACTATCCATCGCAACACTTGCCCTAATGCCCCAGAACTCCGCAAGCGCTTCGGCTACCGCATTGTGAAAGCTAAATGGAGTGGAAAAGGAAGCTGTCAGTATGCCATTACATTACGCATCATTGGCAATGATGACATCGGAATTGTCAGCAATATCACCAATATCATCTCTAAAGAGGATAAACTTACCATGCGATCTATCAATATTGACTCACACGATGGGTTGTTCAGTGGTAACGTAGTATTGATGATTGAAGACAACAGCAAACTCAATCAACTTATCAAAAAACTGAAAACGGTAAAAGGAGTCAAACAGATTATAAGAATTTAG
- a CDS encoding DUF4301 family protein codes for MTLSKQDLKQLASRGISEKQVEKQLKQIAEGFPFLRLEAAASVGNGIVAPSNEERDAFIQQWKQYKERPHKIVKFVPASGAASRMFKNIFAFLSSPYEVPTTDFEKTFFAEIEHFAFKDALNEACKANQGKDIVDLIAEGRYKDIVANLLQPAGLNYGSLPKGLLLFHNYEDGPRTPMEEHLVEAALYASCNGEANVHFTVSHDHLALFKAKVKEKADHLAKKFGVSYNISFSEQKPSTDTIAANTDNTPFRNADQSMLFRPGGHGALIENLNEINADIVFIKNIDNVVPDRLKPSTVTYKQLLAGILVDIQQKIFNYLALLDAGKCSHEELEEIKRFVQNDLCCRKPDIDKLTDAELAKYLRTKLNRPIRVCGVVKNVGEPGGGPFLTYNQDGTVSLQILESSQIDTANEEYMKMFRNGTHFNPVDLVCAIKDYQGHAFHLPDYIDHSTGFISNKSKDGRELKALELPGLWNGAMSDWNTIFVEVPLETFNPVKTVNDLLREQHQ; via the coding sequence ATGACACTATCAAAGCAAGACCTAAAACAGTTAGCTTCACGTGGTATCAGTGAGAAGCAAGTGGAAAAACAGTTGAAACAGATAGCAGAAGGCTTTCCCTTTCTGCGCCTTGAAGCTGCAGCGTCTGTCGGGAATGGCATAGTTGCGCCCTCAAATGAGGAACGTGACGCTTTCATTCAACAATGGAAGCAATATAAAGAGCGTCCGCATAAGATTGTAAAATTCGTTCCTGCCAGCGGTGCAGCCAGCAGAATGTTCAAGAATATATTTGCTTTTCTCTCCTCACCTTATGAAGTTCCGACCACAGATTTTGAGAAGACATTCTTTGCCGAGATAGAACATTTCGCTTTCAAAGATGCTTTGAACGAGGCATGTAAAGCCAACCAAGGCAAAGATATTGTTGACTTGATTGCAGAAGGACGCTATAAGGATATCGTTGCCAATCTATTGCAACCGGCCGGATTAAATTATGGCAGCCTTCCAAAGGGCCTGCTGTTATTCCACAACTATGAGGATGGCCCACGCACTCCAATGGAAGAGCACCTTGTGGAAGCGGCACTCTATGCCAGCTGTAACGGTGAGGCCAATGTTCATTTCACTGTAAGTCATGACCATTTGGCTTTGTTCAAGGCTAAGGTTAAAGAGAAGGCAGACCATCTTGCAAAGAAGTTCGGAGTGTCATACAATATCAGTTTTTCCGAACAAAAGCCAAGTACGGATACGATTGCAGCCAATACGGACAATACTCCTTTCAGAAATGCAGACCAAAGTATGCTTTTCCGCCCCGGCGGACATGGTGCATTGATAGAAAATCTCAATGAGATTAACGCTGACATCGTGTTTATCAAGAATATCGACAACGTCGTACCTGACAGGCTCAAACCGTCGACCGTGACTTATAAGCAACTGCTTGCCGGCATACTCGTGGACATACAGCAGAAGATTTTCAACTATCTTGCATTGCTCGACGCAGGGAAATGCAGTCATGAAGAGCTTGAAGAAATCAAACGTTTCGTGCAGAATGACTTATGCTGCAGAAAGCCCGACATTGACAAACTGACTGATGCAGAATTAGCAAAATACCTTAGAACAAAACTTAATCGCCCTATCCGCGTGTGTGGTGTCGTGAAGAATGTAGGCGAACCTGGCGGTGGACCTTTCCTTACTTATAATCAGGACGGCACTGTGAGCCTACAGATTTTAGAGAGCAGTCAGATTGATACCGCCAACGAAGAATATATGAAGATGTTCAGAAATGGCACACACTTCAATCCCGTCGACTTGGTTTGTGCTATCAAAGACTATCAGGGACATGCTTTCCATTTACCAGATTACATAGATCATTCAACAGGTTTCATCAGCAACAAGAGCAAGGACGGACGCGAACTGAAAGCGCTTGAACTGCCAGGTCTGTGGAATGGTGCTATGAGCGACTGGAACACAATATTCGTAGAAGTACCTCTTGAAACGTTCAATCCCGTCAAGACCGTGAACGATCTTCTGAGGGAACAACATCAATAA
- a CDS encoding IS30 family transposase, with amino-acid sequence MKFHQLTSEQRYTISVLLQKEMSKKAIAEAIGVHRSTVYREIERNSSEYTGKYTYTVAVRRARRSKRCYQRPRKMTPEMWRNISKYLRMGWSAQQICGRMKTLGRKCVSHTTIYKYIWRDLNDGGDIYRFCRFQFKYRNHWLKRDQKSLSGNRKSIDERPACADGKRFGDWEMDLIIGPGNSSALTMVERSTNLGIIRKLAKYKTAREVSKAVTEALRPIKDAVHTITTDNGPEVMQYEDIEKSLGCSVYYAHPHCPWQKGAVENLNMLIRQYIDKKCNINKLSTQYIAAIEAKLNDRPRKKLNFRTPKFVFYKKLK; translated from the coding sequence ATGAAGTTCCATCAATTAACCTCGGAGCAAAGATACACAATTTCTGTCTTACTCCAAAAAGAAATGTCCAAGAAAGCAATTGCAGAAGCAATAGGCGTCCACAGAAGTACAGTATACCGTGAGATAGAGCGTAACTCTTCTGAATATACGGGTAAATACACCTATACGGTTGCCGTCAGGAGAGCAAGAAGGAGCAAGCGATGCTATCAGAGACCTCGCAAGATGACTCCTGAGATGTGGCGGAATATCAGTAAATATCTAAGGATGGGCTGGTCTGCACAGCAGATATGCGGGCGTATGAAGACACTTGGAAGGAAGTGTGTGTCTCACACGACCATATACAAGTACATCTGGCGGGACCTTAATGATGGTGGAGACATCTATAGGTTCTGTCGTTTCCAGTTCAAATACAGGAACCACTGGCTTAAAAGAGACCAAAAGTCACTCTCTGGGAATCGGAAAAGCATAGACGAACGTCCTGCCTGTGCTGACGGAAAGCGGTTCGGAGACTGGGAGATGGATCTGATCATCGGCCCGGGAAACTCATCGGCATTAACCATGGTGGAGAGAAGTACCAACCTTGGGATTATCAGAAAGTTGGCTAAATACAAGACGGCCCGGGAGGTTTCCAAGGCCGTAACAGAGGCTTTGAGACCCATAAAGGATGCTGTACATACCATAACTACAGACAACGGACCGGAGGTTATGCAGTATGAGGACATTGAAAAATCTTTAGGATGCAGCGTATATTATGCACATCCACACTGCCCCTGGCAGAAGGGAGCTGTAGAAAATCTGAATATGTTAATCAGGCAGTATATCGATAAAAAATGTAATATAAACAAACTCTCAACGCAGTATATTGCCGCAATAGAAGCAAAATTAAATGACAGACCCAGGAAGAAACTTAACTTTAGGACACCGAAATTTGTTTTTTACAAAAAACTTAAGTAA